Part of the Passer domesticus isolate bPasDom1 chromosome 8, bPasDom1.hap1, whole genome shotgun sequence genome is shown below.
acacagcccctggctggAGGGCCAAGATGGAAGAAATCCAGGTAGGAGAGATGTGAACACGCTGGCTGATTCCATCAGGGACTGCATCGGAGCCCTGGAGCACCAAAGGGAACAGGCTCCCAATGCTGTCCTTTGCTGAACGCCAACACGTCCCAGGGAAACTCAAAAAATACCCTCCCCAGGGTGCAAGCAGGTGCATGATTTTAGGAGTGatgtttccccctcctcccaaaAGGCTGCCCAAATTTTCCAGGAGAAGGGGGCAAAGGGGGTGACACAGCTCCAGAACACCAAGTTGCTGGCAATGGGAGGTTTGGGTAACAAAAGAGGGGAATTTTGTGGGGGCACGAGGCAGCAGAAGAGGCAAAGGgatgttttaaaaagaagcctgGTGGAGATCAGGCTGCTGGCAGGTGGAAGAGGAGGAACAGGGCCGGATCCAGAAGGGATGCTCCGTCTGGCACATGCTGGGACCGGTCACCCGCAGAGGGGGACAAGACAGAGCTGCACTCCCCCCCGaaaagagggggaggaggagggcggGGAGGGGACGCTGGTGGGGACCACTGCCACCTCCACCTCGCCGGGACGGATCCTGCTAAGCCGAATGGGGGTGCACAGGTCTGGGGAGTCGCTGCCTCTCCGTGGTTCCCGCTCAGATATCCATCTCGAACTGAGCATCGTCCCCTGGCAAGAGGCAAGGAGAGCAGCGTTAGGGGCGTCATcctccaccccaaatccctcctgtCCCGCCCCGGGGGTCCCTTACCCATGGAAGCAGTGTTAGGGGTGCCATCCTCCACATcctccaccccaaatccctcctgccCGCCCCGGGGATCCCTTATCCATGGAAGCAGTGTTAGGGGTGTCATCCTCCACATcctccaccccaaatccctcctgtCCCACCCCGGGGATCCCTTACCCATGGATGGCTTGCCCTCCTGGTGGTTCAAGCTGTTGGTGTCCGCTTTGGGCTCCTCGGCGGGCTCGCCGGGGCTGGTGACGCCGGGAATATTGGGGAGGTGACAAGGCGGGGTCTTGGCCATGGGGGAGTTGCGGCGGTCCAGCAGGAACTTGCGGTCGTAGATGATCCGGGTGCCTGGGGGGAGGACGGGAGCAGAGTGGGGGAATCCGGTTCGGCAGCGCTTGTTTGCCGAAGGAGTTTCCCGGCGGGACGGGCGCCCCGGCCAAGGTTCTCGGCCGCAGATCGGCGGCGAGGGCTGGGGGTGCGCGCCGCCGCTCTGCCCGCTCTTATCTGGGCACAACAGGCGATAATTCGGCGCTGGCCAAACACCCCGGCGGCAACCGCGTCCCGGCTGCCCCGGGGCGCTGGCACACTCCGG
Proteins encoded:
- the EIF4EBP2 gene encoding eukaryotic translation initiation factor 4E-binding protein 2; the encoded protein is MSSAGGRQPSQSRAIPTRTVTLSDAAQLPADYCTTPGGTLFSTTPGGTRIIYDRKFLLDRRNSPMAKTPPCHLPNIPGVTSPGEPAEEPKADTNSLNHQEGKPSMGDDAQFEMDI